One genomic segment of Bacillus kexueae includes these proteins:
- the rpsG gene encoding 30S ribosomal protein S7 — translation MPRKGSVAKRDVLPDPIYNSKLVTRLINKIMIDGKRQTAQKILYNAFDIVKDRTGNDPMEVFEQALKNIMPVLEVRARRVGGANYQVPVEVRPDRRTTLGLRWLVNYARLRGEKTMEERLANEILDAANNTGASVKKREDTHKMAEANKAFAHYRW, via the coding sequence ATGCCACGTAAAGGTTCTGTTGCTAAACGTGATGTATTACCAGATCCGATTTATAACTCAAAATTAGTTACTCGCTTAATCAACAAGATTATGATTGACGGTAAAAGACAAACTGCACAAAAAATTCTTTACAATGCATTCGATATTGTAAAAGACCGCACTGGCAATGATCCAATGGAAGTGTTTGAACAAGCACTTAAAAACATTATGCCAGTTCTTGAGGTGCGCGCACGTCGTGTTGGTGGTGCAAACTACCAAGTGCCTGTAGAAGTGCGTCCAGACCGTCGTACTACTTTAGGTCTTCGTTGGTTAGTTAACTACGCTCGTCTTCGTGGTGAAAAAACGATGGAAGAGCGCTTAGCTAACGAAATTCTTGATGCAGCTAACAACACTGGTGCATCTGTTAAGAAGCGTGAAGACACTCACAAGATGGCAGAAGCGAACAAAGCATTCGCTCACTATCGTTGGTAA
- the rpoC gene encoding DNA-directed RNA polymerase subunit beta': MLDVNNFEYMNIGLASPDKIRSWSYGEVKKPETINYRTLKPEKDGLFCERIFGPTKDWECHCGKYKRVRYKGVVCDRCGVEVTRAKVRRERMGHIELAAPVSHIWYFKGIPSRMGLVLDMSPRALEEVIYFASYVVTDTGDTPLEKKQLLSEKEYRTYREKYGNTFQASMGAEAIKKLLEDIDLDKEVDLLKEELKSSQGQRRTRAIKRLEVIEAFRNSGNEPSWMILDVLPVIPPELRPMVQLDGGRFATSDLNDLYRRVINRNNRLKRLLDLGAPSIIVQNEKRMLQEAVDALIDNGRRGRPVTGPGNRPLKSLSHMLKGKQGRFRQNLLGKRVDYSGRSVIVVGPNLKMYQCGLPKEMALELFKPFVMKELVEKGLAHNIKSAKRKIERVHPEVWDVLEEVIKEHPVLLNRAPTLHRLGIQAFEPTLVEGRAIRLHPLVCTAYNADFDGDQMAVHVPLSAEAQAEARILMLAAQNILNPKDGKPVVTPSQDMVLGNYYLTLERDGAVGEGKIFKDTNEALIAYQNGYVHLHTRVAIQASSLNNETFTEEQNKKLLITTVGKLIFNEILPKSFPYINEPTTENIQEKTPEKYFVDPTVNVAEYIKEQEIVLPFKKGILGKIIAEVFKRFHITETSKMLDRLKDLGFKYSTKAGITIGVSDIVVLGEKEEILKEAQAKVDNVMKQFRRGLITEDERYDRVISIWSAAKDTIQSKLMKSLDKTNPIFMMSDSGARGNASNFTQLAGMRGLMANPAGRIIELPIKSSFREGLTVLEYFISTHGARKGLADTALKTADSGYLTRRLVDVAQDVIIREEDCGTDRGILAKAIKEGTEVIEKLDERIIGRYARRTVKHPETGEAIVNENELITEDIATTIIEAGIEEVWIRSAFACNTRHGVCKKCYGRNLATGSEVEVGEAVGIIAAQSIGEPGTQLTMRTFHTGGVAGDDITQGLPRVQELFEARNPKGQAIISEIDGYVMEINEVRDKQQEIVVQGEVETRTYTAPYNARLKVAKGDKVERGQEITEGSIDPKELLKVKDILAVQEYLLREVQKVYRMQGVEIGDKHIEVMVRQMLRKVRVIDPGDTDVLPGTLLDIHQFTDANKKVLLEGKRPATGRPVLLGITKASLETESFLSAASFQETTRVLTDAAIKGKRDELLGLKENVIIGKLVPAGTGMQRYRKAKPVSKVQVTDEPVTID, from the coding sequence TTGCTAGATGTAAATAACTTTGAATATATGAACATCGGTCTTGCTTCACCGGATAAAATCCGTTCTTGGTCATATGGTGAAGTTAAAAAGCCAGAAACGATTAACTATCGTACTTTAAAACCTGAAAAAGACGGTCTTTTCTGTGAGCGAATCTTCGGTCCAACGAAAGACTGGGAATGTCATTGTGGTAAATATAAGCGTGTACGCTACAAAGGTGTAGTGTGTGACCGTTGTGGAGTTGAAGTAACACGCGCAAAAGTTCGCCGTGAGCGTATGGGGCACATTGAGCTTGCTGCCCCTGTCTCTCACATTTGGTATTTCAAAGGGATTCCGAGCCGCATGGGACTAGTTCTTGATATGTCTCCTCGTGCACTAGAAGAAGTTATTTACTTTGCTTCTTACGTTGTAACAGATACTGGTGATACACCATTAGAGAAGAAGCAGCTTCTTTCAGAAAAGGAATACCGTACGTATCGTGAGAAATACGGAAATACATTCCAAGCATCAATGGGTGCTGAAGCGATTAAAAAACTTCTTGAAGACATTGACCTAGATAAAGAAGTAGACCTTTTAAAAGAGGAGCTTAAGTCGTCTCAAGGGCAGCGTCGTACAAGAGCAATTAAACGTTTAGAAGTTATCGAAGCATTCAGAAACTCAGGGAATGAACCTTCTTGGATGATTCTCGATGTACTACCAGTCATTCCACCAGAATTACGTCCAATGGTTCAATTAGACGGTGGACGCTTCGCAACTTCTGACTTAAATGACTTATACCGTCGTGTTATTAACCGTAACAACCGCTTAAAACGTTTATTAGACCTTGGTGCACCAAGCATCATCGTACAAAACGAAAAGCGTATGTTACAAGAAGCAGTAGATGCTTTAATTGATAACGGACGCCGTGGACGTCCAGTAACTGGACCAGGAAATCGACCACTAAAATCCTTATCTCATATGTTAAAAGGTAAGCAAGGTCGTTTCCGCCAAAACTTATTAGGTAAACGTGTAGACTACTCTGGACGTTCCGTAATCGTAGTTGGTCCGAACTTAAAGATGTACCAATGCGGTCTACCAAAAGAAATGGCACTTGAATTATTCAAGCCGTTTGTTATGAAAGAGTTAGTAGAAAAAGGACTAGCTCACAATATTAAGAGTGCAAAACGTAAGATCGAACGTGTTCATCCTGAAGTTTGGGATGTGTTAGAAGAGGTTATTAAAGAGCACCCTGTATTACTTAACCGTGCCCCTACTCTACACAGACTTGGTATTCAGGCGTTTGAACCAACACTTGTTGAAGGTCGTGCCATCCGCTTACATCCACTTGTATGTACAGCGTATAACGCAGACTTCGACGGTGACCAAATGGCTGTTCACGTACCGCTTTCAGCAGAAGCTCAAGCAGAAGCGCGTATCTTAATGTTAGCAGCTCAAAACATCTTAAACCCGAAAGATGGAAAGCCAGTTGTTACACCTTCCCAGGACATGGTATTAGGTAACTACTACTTAACGTTAGAGCGTGATGGTGCAGTTGGAGAAGGTAAGATCTTTAAAGATACGAATGAAGCACTTATCGCATACCAAAATGGTTATGTGCATCTACACACACGTGTAGCAATTCAAGCTTCTTCTTTAAATAATGAAACATTTACAGAAGAACAAAACAAAAAGCTTTTAATTACAACTGTTGGTAAGTTAATCTTTAACGAGATCTTACCAAAATCATTCCCATACATTAACGAACCTACAACAGAAAACATTCAGGAGAAAACACCTGAGAAGTATTTTGTTGATCCGACAGTTAATGTAGCAGAATATATTAAAGAGCAAGAGATTGTTCTTCCGTTTAAGAAAGGAATCCTTGGTAAAATCATCGCGGAAGTGTTCAAGCGATTCCATATTACTGAAACTTCTAAGATGCTTGATCGCCTAAAAGACTTAGGATTCAAGTACTCGACAAAAGCTGGTATTACAATCGGTGTATCAGACATCGTAGTATTAGGTGAAAAAGAAGAAATCTTAAAAGAAGCTCAAGCTAAAGTAGATAACGTGATGAAGCAATTCAGACGTGGTCTTATCACAGAAGATGAGCGTTATGACCGAGTTATCTCTATCTGGAGTGCTGCGAAGGATACAATCCAAAGCAAGCTAATGAAGTCCTTAGATAAGACGAACCCAATCTTCATGATGAGTGACTCTGGTGCCCGTGGTAACGCATCGAACTTTACACAGCTTGCGGGTATGCGTGGACTAATGGCCAACCCGGCTGGTCGTATCATCGAGTTACCAATCAAATCAAGTTTCCGTGAAGGATTAACGGTATTAGAATACTTCATCTCTACACACGGTGCGCGTAAAGGACTTGCAGATACAGCCTTAAAGACAGCTGACTCTGGTTACTTAACACGTCGTCTTGTAGACGTTGCTCAAGATGTGATCATCCGAGAAGAAGACTGTGGAACAGACCGTGGTATCTTAGCTAAAGCGATTAAAGAAGGTACGGAAGTTATCGAAAAGCTTGATGAGCGTATTATCGGTCGTTATGCACGTCGTACGGTGAAACATCCTGAGACGGGTGAAGCAATCGTTAATGAGAACGAATTAATTACTGAAGATATCGCAACAACAATCATTGAAGCTGGTATTGAAGAAGTTTGGATTCGTTCTGCGTTTGCTTGTAACACACGCCACGGTGTATGTAAGAAATGTTACGGTCGCAACTTAGCGACAGGTTCAGAGGTTGAAGTTGGAGAAGCTGTTGGAATCATCGCTGCCCAATCAATCGGTGAACCAGGAACTCAGTTAACGATGCGTACGTTCCATACAGGTGGGGTTGCAGGAGACGACATCACACAAGGTTTACCGCGTGTTCAAGAGTTATTCGAAGCACGTAATCCAAAAGGTCAAGCGATCATTTCGGAAATCGATGGTTATGTCATGGAAATTAATGAAGTACGTGACAAACAACAAGAAATTGTCGTGCAGGGAGAAGTGGAAACTCGCACATACACAGCTCCTTACAACGCTCGTCTGAAAGTAGCAAAAGGCGATAAAGTTGAGCGTGGACAAGAGATTACAGAAGGTTCAATCGATCCGAAAGAATTGTTAAAAGTAAAAGATATTCTAGCTGTTCAAGAATACTTACTGCGTGAAGTTCAGAAAGTATACCGTATGCAAGGGGTAGAAATTGGCGATAAGCATATCGAAGTAATGGTTCGCCAAATGTTACGTAAAGTACGTGTCATTGATCCGGGAGATACGGACGTATTACCTGGAACACTTCTTGATATTCATCAGTTTACAGATGCGAACAAGAAGGTTCTTCTTGAAGGTAAACGCCCAGCGACTGGACGCCCTGTATTACTTGGTATTACGAAGGCTTCACTTGAAACGGAATCCTTCTTATCAGCTGCTTCCTTCCAAGAAACGACTCGTGTTCTTACAGATGCAGCGATTAAAGGAAAACGTGATGAGTTACTCGGCTTGAAAGAAAATGTTATCATCGGTAAGCTTGTTCCAGCTGGTACAGGTATGCAACGTTATCGAAAAGCAAAACCAGTATCAAAAGTTCAAGTAACAGATGAGCCTGTAACGATTGACTAA
- the rpsL gene encoding 30S ribosomal protein S12, which produces MPTINQLVRKGRTRKIEKSKSPALNKGYNSFKKEHTNVSSPQKRGVCTRVGTMTPKKPNSALRKYARVRLTNGIEVTAYIPGIGHNLQEHSVVLIRGGRVKDLPGVRYHIVRGALDTAGVENRKQGRSKYGTKRPKK; this is translated from the coding sequence ATGCCAACTATTAACCAATTAGTTCGTAAGGGACGTACTCGTAAAATTGAAAAATCTAAGTCTCCAGCGTTAAACAAAGGATACAACAGCTTCAAAAAAGAGCACACTAACGTATCTTCACCACAAAAACGCGGTGTTTGTACTCGTGTTGGTACAATGACACCAAAGAAGCCGAACTCAGCGCTTCGTAAATATGCTCGTGTTCGTTTAACAAACGGAATTGAGGTAACAGCTTACATTCCTGGTATCGGACACAACTTACAAGAGCATAGCGTTGTATTAATCCGTGGTGGACGTGTAAAAGACTTACCAGGGGTACGTTACCACATCGTTCGTGGTGCGTTAGATACGGCTGGTGTTGAAAACCGTAAACAAGGCCGTTCTAAATACGGTACAAAACGTCCTAAAAAATAA
- the rpoB gene encoding DNA-directed RNA polymerase subunit beta, which produces MTGQLVQYGRHRQRRSYARISEVLELPNLIEIQTSSYQWFLDEGLREMFQDISPIEDFTGNLSLEFIDYSLGEPKYSVEESKERDVTYSAPLRVKVRLINKETGEVKDQDVFMGDFPLMTETGTFVINGAERVIVSQLVRSPSVYYSDKVDKNGKKGFTATVIPNRGAWLEYETDAKDVVYVRIDRTRKLPVTVLLRALGFGSDQEIIDLFGENEFLRNTLDKDNTESTEKALLEIYERLRPGEPPTVENAKSLLISRFFDPKRYDLASVGRYKINKKLHIKNRLFNQRLAETLVDPETGEIVAEKDTIIDRRTLDRIMHNLENGVGFKSINAVGGVVEEEITVQSIKIYAPNDVDGEQVINVISNANIDESVKNITPADIIASISYFFNLLHGVGDTDDIDHLGNRRLRSVGELLQNQFRIGLSRMERVVRERMSIQDTNTITPQQLINIRPVIASIKEFFGSSQLSQFMDQTNPLAELTHKRRLSALGPGGLTRERAGFEVRDVHYSHYGRMCPIETPEGPNIGLINSLSSYAKVNRFGFIETPYRRVDPETGKVTSQIDYLTADEEDNYVVAQANARLGEDGSFLDENIVARFRGENTVVKRDRVDYMDVSPKQVVSAATACIPFLENDDSNRALMGANMQRQAVPLMQPEAPIVGTGMEYVSAKDSGAAVICKHPGVVERVEANRIYVRRYEEVDGQKVKGDLDKYNLLKFVRSNQGTCYNQRPIVSAGDEVVKGEILADGPSMEKGELALGRNVLVAFMTWDGYNYEDAIIMSERLVKDDVYTSIHIEEYESESRDTKLGPEEITRDIPNVGEDALRNLDERGIVRIGAEVKDGDLLVGKVTPKGVTELTAEERLLHAIFGEKAREVRDTSLRVPHGGGGIVLDVKVFNREDGDELPPGVNQLVRVYIVQKRKISEGDKMAGRHGNKGVISRILPEEDMPFLPDGTPVDIMLNPLGVPSRMNIGQVLELHLGMAARKLGIHVATPVFDGAREEDVWATLEEAGMARDAKTLLYDGRTGEPFDNRVSVGIMYMIKLAHMVDDKLHARSTGPYSLVTQQPLGGKAQFGGQRFGEMEVWALEAYGAAYTLQEILTVKSDDVVGRVKTYEAIVKGENVPEPGVPESFKVLIKELQSLGMDVKILSSDEQEIEMRELEDDEETNQSEEVTLNEEEVTEKEKDVVTKE; this is translated from the coding sequence TTGACAGGTCAACTAGTTCAGTATGGACGACACCGCCAACGTAGAAGTTATGCACGTATTAGCGAAGTTTTAGAATTACCAAATCTTATCGAAATTCAAACCTCTTCTTATCAGTGGTTTCTTGATGAGGGGCTTCGCGAAATGTTTCAAGACATTTCTCCTATCGAAGATTTCACTGGTAACCTCTCGCTAGAGTTTATTGATTATAGCTTAGGTGAACCGAAGTATTCCGTAGAAGAGTCTAAAGAACGCGATGTTACATACTCCGCTCCGCTCCGAGTTAAAGTACGACTCATTAACAAGGAAACGGGTGAAGTAAAAGATCAGGATGTATTCATGGGGGACTTCCCACTTATGACGGAAACAGGTACATTCGTGATCAATGGTGCAGAACGCGTTATTGTCTCCCAGTTAGTACGTTCTCCAAGTGTATATTACAGTGATAAAGTAGATAAAAACGGTAAAAAAGGATTTACCGCAACTGTTATTCCAAACCGTGGCGCTTGGTTAGAGTATGAAACAGATGCGAAAGACGTTGTGTATGTTCGCATAGATCGCACTCGTAAATTGCCTGTTACGGTTCTTTTACGTGCCCTTGGGTTTGGCTCTGATCAAGAAATCATCGATTTATTTGGTGAAAATGAGTTTTTACGCAACACGTTAGATAAGGATAACACAGAGAGCACTGAAAAGGCGCTATTGGAAATCTATGAACGTTTGCGTCCAGGGGAACCACCTACAGTTGAAAATGCGAAGAGTTTATTAATCTCCCGTTTCTTTGATCCGAAGCGTTACGATTTAGCTAGCGTAGGTCGTTATAAGATTAATAAGAAGCTTCATATTAAGAATCGTTTGTTCAACCAACGATTAGCTGAAACACTTGTGGACCCTGAAACAGGTGAAATTGTTGCGGAAAAAGATACGATTATTGATCGTCGTACGTTAGACCGTATTATGCACAATTTAGAGAATGGGGTAGGCTTCAAATCCATCAACGCAGTAGGCGGTGTGGTTGAAGAAGAAATTACAGTACAATCTATCAAGATTTATGCTCCGAATGATGTAGATGGAGAGCAAGTAATCAATGTTATTAGTAATGCAAACATTGATGAGAGCGTGAAAAATATTACGCCTGCAGATATCATTGCATCTATTAGTTACTTCTTCAACTTATTACACGGTGTAGGAGATACAGATGATATCGACCACCTTGGTAACCGTCGCTTACGTTCAGTAGGTGAGTTACTGCAAAATCAATTCCGTATCGGTTTATCCCGTATGGAGCGTGTTGTGCGTGAGAGAATGTCTATTCAAGATACGAATACGATTACGCCACAGCAGTTAATTAATATTCGTCCTGTGATTGCTTCTATTAAAGAGTTTTTCGGAAGCTCTCAGTTATCACAGTTCATGGATCAAACCAACCCGCTTGCTGAGTTAACGCATAAGCGTCGTCTTTCAGCTTTAGGACCTGGTGGTTTAACGCGTGAGCGCGCTGGATTCGAAGTACGTGACGTTCACTACTCTCACTATGGTCGTATGTGTCCAATTGAGACTCCAGAGGGTCCGAACATCGGACTTATTAACTCTTTATCTTCTTATGCGAAAGTGAATCGTTTCGGCTTTATCGAAACGCCATATCGTCGTGTAGATCCTGAAACAGGGAAAGTAACAAGTCAAATCGATTACTTAACTGCAGATGAAGAGGATAACTATGTAGTGGCACAGGCAAACGCACGCCTTGGAGAAGATGGGTCATTCTTAGATGAGAATATCGTGGCTCGTTTCCGTGGCGAAAACACAGTCGTTAAGCGTGACCGTGTCGATTATATGGACGTTTCTCCGAAGCAGGTTGTTTCAGCTGCGACAGCATGTATTCCGTTCTTAGAGAACGATGACTCCAACCGTGCTTTAATGGGAGCGAACATGCAACGACAAGCTGTACCACTTATGCAACCGGAGGCACCAATTGTTGGTACTGGTATGGAATACGTTTCTGCGAAAGACTCAGGTGCTGCTGTTATTTGTAAGCATCCTGGAGTTGTTGAGCGTGTTGAAGCGAACCGTATCTATGTACGTCGTTATGAAGAAGTAGATGGTCAAAAAGTAAAAGGTGACCTTGATAAATATAACTTATTAAAATTTGTTCGTTCTAACCAAGGAACATGTTATAACCAACGCCCAATCGTTTCTGCTGGAGATGAAGTGGTAAAAGGTGAAATTCTTGCTGACGGTCCTTCAATGGAAAAAGGTGAGTTAGCGTTAGGCCGCAACGTACTTGTTGCCTTCATGACTTGGGATGGATATAACTATGAGGATGCCATCATTATGAGCGAACGACTTGTGAAAGACGATGTTTACACATCTATTCACATTGAAGAATATGAGTCTGAATCTCGTGATACGAAGCTTGGCCCAGAAGAAATTACACGTGACATCCCGAACGTAGGGGAAGATGCTCTACGCAACCTTGATGAGCGTGGTATTGTTCGAATTGGTGCCGAAGTTAAAGATGGCGACTTACTTGTTGGTAAAGTAACGCCAAAAGGTGTTACGGAATTAACGGCTGAAGAACGTTTATTACACGCGATCTTCGGGGAAAAAGCTCGTGAAGTACGCGACACATCTTTACGTGTACCACATGGTGGTGGCGGTATCGTCTTAGATGTTAAAGTCTTTAACCGCGAAGATGGCGACGAATTACCACCTGGTGTTAACCAATTAGTACGTGTGTACATCGTTCAGAAGCGTAAGATTTCTGAAGGGGATAAAATGGCGGGACGCCACGGTAACAAAGGTGTTATCTCGCGTATTCTTCCAGAAGAGGATATGCCATTCTTACCAGATGGTACACCGGTTGACATCATGTTAAACCCATTAGGGGTACCATCGCGTATGAACATCGGTCAGGTGCTAGAGCTACACTTAGGTATGGCTGCACGCAAGCTTGGCATTCATGTTGCGACACCAGTATTTGACGGTGCGCGTGAGGAAGATGTTTGGGCAACTCTTGAAGAGGCAGGAATGGCACGAGATGCTAAAACTCTTCTATATGATGGTCGTACAGGAGAGCCGTTTGACAACCGTGTATCAGTCGGTATCATGTACATGATTAAATTGGCGCACATGGTTGATGACAAACTTCATGCTCGTTCTACGGGACCATACTCACTTGTTACACAGCAACCACTTGGTGGTAAGGCACAATTTGGTGGTCAGCGTTTCGGTGAGATGGAGGTTTGGGCGCTTGAAGCATACGGTGCTGCCTATACACTTCAAGAAATCTTGACTGTTAAGTCGGATGACGTTGTCGGTCGTGTGAAGACATACGAAGCGATCGTCAAAGGTGAGAACGTTCCAGAACCAGGCGTTCCAGAGTCATTCAAAGTATTGATTAAGGAACTTCAAAGCTTAGGTATGGACGTTAAAATTCTTTCAAGCGATGAGCAAGAAATCGAAATGAGAGAGCTTGAAGATGATGAAGAAACAAATCAGTCTGAAGAAGTAACGTTAAATGAAGAAGAAGTGACTGAAAAAGAAAAAGACGTCGTTACAAAAGAGTAA
- a CDS encoding 50S ribosomal protein L7ae-like protein translates to MSYEKVSQAENIIVGTKQTAKALKTQPVKEVIVAQDADPRVTMKVIQIAEQKQVPLTKVDSMKKLGKACGIEVGAAAVAIIK, encoded by the coding sequence ATGTCTTATGAAAAAGTATCACAGGCTGAAAATATTATTGTTGGTACAAAGCAAACAGCAAAAGCACTCAAGACACAACCAGTAAAGGAAGTAATTGTTGCACAAGATGCTGATCCAAGAGTAACGATGAAAGTTATTCAAATAGCAGAGCAAAAGCAAGTTCCTTTAACAAAGGTTGATTCAATGAAGAAGCTTGGAAAAGCTTGTGGCATTGAAGTGGGAGCAGCTGCTGTAGCCATAATAAAGTGA
- the fusA gene encoding elongation factor G, with translation MAREFSLEKTRNIGIMAHIDAGKTTTTERILFYTGRIHKIGETHEGASQMDWMEQEQERGITITSAATTAQWKGYRINIIDTPGHVDFTVEVERSLRVLDGAVAVLDAQSGVEPQTETVWRQATTYGVPRVVFVNKMDKIGADFLYSVKTLHERLEANAHAIQLPIGAEDQFEGIIDLVEMKAYFYEDDLGTRADAREIPEEYKEQAEELRSSLIEAVAELDEELMMKYLDGEELTIEEIKAAIRKGTCNVEFYPVLCGSAFKNKGVQLMLDAVLDYLPAPTDVPAIKGIIPDTEEEVVRKSSDDEPFSALAFKVMTDPYVGKLTFFRVYSGTLNSGSYVVNSTKGKRERVGRILQMHANHREEIPVVYSGDIAAAVGLKDTTTGDTLCDEKNQVILESMEFPEPVISVAIEPKSKADQDKMSTALQKLSEEDPTFRAHTDAETGQTIIAGMGELHLDIIVDRMKREFKVEANVGAPQVAYRETFRQSAQVEGKFVRQSGGRGQFGHVWIEFSPNEEGKGFEFENAIVGGVVPREYIPAVQAGLEDAMQNGVLAGYPLIDVKAKLFDGSYHDVDSSEMAFKVAASLALKNAVSKCNPVLLEPIMKVEVVIPEEYMGDIMGDVTSRRGRVEGMEARGNAQVVKAMVPLSEMFGYATALRSNTQGRGTFTMHFDHYEEVPKNISEEIIKKNKGE, from the coding sequence ATGGCAAGAGAGTTCTCCTTAGAAAAAACTCGCAACATCGGTATCATGGCTCACATCGATGCTGGTAAAACTACGACTACTGAGCGTATCTTGTTCTACACTGGTCGTATTCACAAAATTGGTGAAACTCATGAAGGAGCTTCACAAATGGACTGGATGGAGCAGGAGCAAGAACGTGGTATCACAATCACGTCTGCTGCAACAACTGCTCAGTGGAAAGGTTACCGTATCAACATCATTGATACTCCTGGACACGTAGACTTTACAGTAGAGGTTGAGCGCTCTCTTCGCGTCTTAGACGGTGCTGTAGCTGTATTAGACGCGCAGTCTGGTGTAGAACCACAAACTGAAACGGTTTGGCGCCAAGCGACAACTTATGGAGTTCCTCGTGTTGTATTCGTTAACAAAATGGATAAAATCGGGGCAGACTTCTTATACTCTGTAAAAACTCTTCATGAGCGCTTAGAAGCAAATGCTCATGCAATTCAGTTACCTATCGGTGCTGAAGATCAATTCGAAGGAATCATCGACTTAGTAGAAATGAAAGCTTATTTCTACGAAGATGATTTAGGAACTCGTGCAGATGCTCGTGAAATTCCTGAGGAATACAAAGAGCAAGCTGAAGAGTTACGTTCTTCATTAATTGAAGCAGTAGCTGAACTTGACGAAGAACTTATGATGAAGTATTTAGACGGTGAAGAGCTTACAATCGAAGAGATTAAAGCTGCGATCCGTAAAGGTACTTGTAACGTAGAGTTCTACCCTGTTCTTTGTGGTTCTGCCTTCAAGAACAAAGGTGTTCAGTTAATGCTAGATGCTGTATTAGATTACTTACCAGCTCCAACTGATGTACCTGCAATTAAAGGTATCATCCCTGACACAGAAGAGGAAGTTGTTCGTAAGTCTAGCGATGACGAGCCATTCTCAGCGTTAGCGTTCAAAGTAATGACTGACCCTTATGTTGGTAAGTTAACATTCTTCCGTGTTTACTCTGGTACATTGAACTCTGGTTCATACGTTGTGAACTCAACGAAAGGTAAACGCGAGCGTGTAGGTCGTATCCTACAAATGCACGCAAACCACCGTGAGGAAATTCCTGTAGTTTACTCTGGTGATATTGCTGCTGCAGTAGGTTTAAAAGATACAACAACTGGTGATACTCTTTGTGACGAAAAGAACCAAGTTATCTTAGAGTCTATGGAGTTCCCTGAGCCAGTTATCTCTGTTGCTATCGAGCCTAAATCTAAAGCTGACCAAGACAAAATGTCTACAGCTTTACAAAAACTTTCTGAAGAGGATCCAACTTTCCGTGCACATACTGATGCAGAAACTGGACAAACAATCATTGCGGGTATGGGTGAGTTACACTTAGACATCATCGTTGACCGTATGAAACGTGAGTTCAAAGTAGAAGCTAACGTAGGTGCTCCTCAGGTTGCGTACCGTGAAACATTCCGTCAATCTGCACAGGTTGAAGGTAAGTTCGTACGTCAGTCTGGTGGACGCGGACAGTTCGGTCACGTTTGGATCGAATTCTCTCCAAACGAAGAAGGTAAAGGATTCGAATTCGAAAACGCTATTGTCGGTGGTGTTGTACCACGTGAGTACATCCCAGCAGTTCAAGCTGGTCTAGAAGACGCTATGCAAAATGGTGTTCTTGCTGGATACCCATTAATCGACGTTAAAGCGAAATTATTCGACGGATCTTACCATGATGTAGACTCAAGTGAAATGGCCTTCAAAGTTGCAGCGTCTTTAGCTCTTAAGAATGCTGTATCTAAATGTAACCCTGTGTTACTTGAGCCAATCATGAAAGTTGAAGTTGTTATCCCAGAAGAATACATGGGAGACATCATGGGTGATGTTACTTCACGTCGTGGACGTGTAGAAGGTATGGAAGCTCGTGGTAATGCACAAGTTGTTAAAGCTATGGTTCCACTTTCTGAAATGTTTGGTTACGCAACTGCGTTACGTTCTAACACTCAAGGACGCGGAACATTCACTATGCATTTTGACCACTATGAAGAAGTACCGAAAAACATCTCAGAGGAAATTATTAAAAAAAATAAAGGTGAATAA